GGAGAAAAGAACTTCTCCTCGCGTATAGGTCTTGAAGCGGGGCAGGATATTCTTGATGCAGAGAAGCAATACGGATTTAAGCTGAACTACAAGCCAATGGATACACCCAGCATCTGGCTTACGTTCCTTACTTCCATAATTCCGTTTGTGATCATATTTATTTTGTTCTTCTTCCTGATGAATCAAGCTCAGGGCGGCGGCGGCAAAGTAATGAACTTTGGCAAAAGCCGCGCAAGGCTGTACAACGAAGAGAAGAAGCGCATTACCTTTGAGGACGTGGCAGGTGCCGACGAAGAGAAGCAAGAGCTTGTCGAAGTCGTTGACTTCCTGAAGGATCCGCGCAAATTCAACTTGGTAGGCGCGCGTATTCCGAAGGGCGTATTGCTTGTGGGTCCTCCGGGTACAGGTAAAACGCTCCTTGCCCGTGCGGTAGCCGGCGAGGCAGGCGTGCCATTCTTCAGCATCTCCGGTTCGGACTTCGTGGAAATGTTCGTCGGTGTCGGCGCATCCCGTGTCCGCGACTTGTTCGAGAATGCGAAGAAAAACGCTCCATGTATCATCTTTATCGACGAGATCGATGCGGTTGGTCGTCAGCGCGGCGCCGGACTTGGCGGCGGACACGACGAACGCGAGCAAACGCTCAACCAATTGCTCGTTGAGATGGACGGCTTTGGTGCCAACGAAGGCATTATTATCGTCGCTGCGACGAACCGTCCGGATATTCTTGACCCGGCGCTTCTTCGTCCGGGACGCTTTGACCGTCAAATCACGGTTGACCGTCCAGACGTGAAAGGCCGCGAAGCGGTACTGAAAGTCCATGCGCGCAACAAGCCGCTTAACAAAGATGTGAAGCTTGATGTGATTGCAAAACGTACGACAGGCTTTACAGGCGCGGATCTCGAGAACCTGCTGAACGAAGCAGCGCTCCTAGCAGCCCGCCGCAACAAGAAAGACATTGCCATGCAAGAGGTTGACGAGGCGATTGACCGCGTAATCGTTGGTACGGAGAAGAAGAGCCGTGTCATCAGCGACCGCGAGAAACGTATTGTCGCTTACCACGAAGCTGGCCATACCATTGTCGGCTACTTCTTGGAGCATGCGGACATGGTACACAAGGTAACGATTATTCCGCGCGGCCGTGCCGGCGGTTACGTCATTATGCTTCCGAAGGAAGACCGTATGCTCGTAACGAAGCAAGAGCTGCTTGATAAAGTAACGGGTCTGCTTGGCGGACGCGTTGCAGAAGAATTGTTTATCGGCGAGATTGGTACTGGCGCATACAGCGACTTCAAGCAAGCGACAGGTATCGTCCGCAGCATGATCATGGAATACGGTATGAGCGATAAGCTTGGCCCGATGCAGTTCGGCCAATCGCAAGGCCAAGTATTCCTCGGCAGAGATCTTGGTCACGAGCAGAACTACTCGGATAAGATTGCTTATGAGATTGACCAAGAGATGCAAAACTTTATCAATGATTGCTATACTCGTGCGAAGCAGTTGCTTACAGAGAAGAGCAGAGAAGTGCATCTGATCGCTCAAACGCTTCTTAAAGAAGAAACGCTCGAGCTTGAGCAAATCAAGAAATTGATTGAATCCGGCGCTCTTGAAGGCGGAGATGAGCCTGCAGGAGAAGGCAGCGGAGCAGCGGAATCCTCTTCCGAGCCAATCGTGGATACGATCGGCGGCGTGAAGGTCCGCATTCAAACTCGCGACGCGGGTGAGATTACGCCTCCTGAACTGGATGAACAAAAACCAGATGACGAAGATCCAAACAAAGGATCTTAATTAGAAAGCAGCTGTCCGATGTTTGCCTGATAGCAAACATCGGACAGCTGTTTTTTGTTTGCCGTTCGGGTTTTGAGGGTATTAACTAAGAGGCTTATCCGGAGTATGTAAGCTATTTGTTCGAAAATTCCGAACATTAACCGCACAAATGTTACATAAATGGAACAGTAGATGGTGAACAAAATTTCTGTGTCAAATTAGTTGACATAATGTGATTGACGGCTGTTAGATTGTAATTATAATTAAGGAGAATAGTGGCGCTGGACATCAAGAATAATAAAGATAGTGCAATTGCCCTAAACAAAAATATAAAGCAGGGGAGAGAACAGGTATGAAGAAACAAGTTGGTTTAATGCTTATGATCATCCTGGCGTTGACATTTGTCTTGTCCGCATGCGGCAGCAAGAGCCATGACAACTCCAATAACTCTAACAAAGGCAGCAACGAGGGTGCTGCATCCCCGGGAACTTCTGGAGCAGCCTCCAAACTTAAGATTGGTATGGCAACAGACGTTGGTGGCGTTAACGACAAATCCTTTAACCAAAGCGCATGGGAAGCACTGAAGAAAGTAACGGCTGATACCGGCGCAGAAACGAAATACCTTGAATCCAAAGGCGATGCCGACATGGAGCCGAACCTGAAGGCTTTCGTATCGGAGAAATATGATCTGACTTGGGGCATCGGCTTCCTGTTTACGGATGCGATGACTAAAGTCGCAACAGAGAATCCAAACTCCAAATTCGCGCTTATCGATGCTGAAGTTGATCTGCCTAACGTTGAATCCGTATCTTTTGCGGAGAATGAAGGCTCCTTCCTCGTTGGCGTTGTTGCTGGCCTGATGACGAAAACAAACAAAATCGGTTTCGTAGGCGGCATGGAAATTCCGGTTATCAAAAAGTTCGAAGCTGGCTTTAAAGCTGGTGTAGAAGCGGTTAACCCTGAAGCTGCAAAAAGCATGAAAATTAACTATGTAGGCGACTTCTCCAAGCCTGACCTTGGTAAACAAGCGGCTGCGACGATGTATGACGCTGGCGTCGACATCATTTTCCACGCTTCCGGCGCATCCGGTAACGGCGTATTCAACGAAGCTAAATCCCGTAAAGACGCTGGTAAAGACGTTTGGGTAATCGGCGTAGACAAAGACCAATCGCTTGAATTCGGCGACGCAATTACACTGACTTCGATGATGAAGGGTGTAGAAGCGGCTGTTTATAAAGTTTCGACGGATCTGATCAACGGTACATGGCAAGGCGGCCAAGTTGTTACGCTTGGTCTGAAAGACAATGGTGTAGGTTTGCCTGAGACTTCGACGAAGAACGTTCCAGCTGATGTTCTTGCGAAAGTCGAAGAGTACAAACAAAAAATCATCAGCGGCGAGATTACAGTACCAGTCAAATAATTTTCCTTGCGAAAATGATTTGGTGTCGCTGTGTCAAGGCAAGGCCGGCAGTAAGCCGGTCTTGTCCTTTTTTGCCATACAGGTAGAAACCCCGGGGGGATGATGAAAGAATGGACCGGAGCACAACGGCTGTTGAACTAAAAGGAATAACGAAACGTTTTCCAGGGTTAGTGGCCAATGACAACATCAATTTTGAACTGAAAAAAGGCGAGATTCACGCACTGCTCGGAGAAAACGGGGCGGGCAAATCAACGCTGATGAACATTCTGTTCGGCTTGTATCAGCCTGAAGAAGGCGAGATTTGGGTTAACGGCAACAAGACCGTCATTGACGGTGCAGGCAAAGCGATTGAACTTGGGATCGGCATGGTCCATCAGCATTTCAAGCTTGTGCAGCCATTTACGGTTGCAGAGAATATCGTGCTCGGCAACGAGCCGTCGAAATTTGGTTTTCTGAAATATAGACAAGCAAATCAGAGAGTTCGGGAGCTCTCCGAACGTTACGGATTGAAAGTAGATCCGCAGATGCGGATTCAAGATATTACAGTCGGCATGCAGCAACGGGTTGAGATTCTAAAAACCCTATATCGCGGCGCCGATATTCTGATCTTCGATGAGCCGACAGCGGTATTGACGGTTCAGGAAATTGAAGAGCTGATTGAAATTTTGCGCAACCTCTCGGCGGAGGGCAAGTCGATTATTCTGATTACCCATAAGCTGAAGGAAGTTATGGCGCTGGCAGATTCGGTAACGGTTATCCGCAGGGGTAAGGTTATCCGCACTCTTCCAACGTCGGAAACAAACGAACGGCATTTGGCTGAGCTGATGGTCGGCAGAGACGTCACATTCGAGGTCGAGAAATCGAAAAAGGAACCGGGTGATGTTGTGCTGTCCGTTGATTCGCTGCGTATGAAAGGCGATCAAGGCAAGCAGGTTCTCGATGGTATCAGTTTTGACGTTCGCGCCGGTGAGATTCTTGGTATCGCAGGGGTTGACGGCAATGGCCAAAGCGAGCTTATCTACGCGATTACGGGTATGAGAGGCGTAAACGGCGGAAGCGTTAACTTAAACGGCAAGGATATTACGAACCGAACGCCGCGCGAAGTCTCGCTAGCCGGTGTAAGCCATATTCCGGAGGACCGGCACAAGCATGGTCTTGTCCTTGATTTTACGCTGAGCGAGAACATGATTCTCGGCAGTTATTTCGACCCGCAGTTCGGCAAGAACGGCTTTATCGACTTTAAGGCAATGGACACGCTGGCCGATAAGCTGGTTAACGAGTTTGATGTACGCGGCTCCGGTATTCATGCGAAAGCCCGCTCGCTCTCCGGCGGTAACCAGCAAAAGGCGATTATCGCCCGTGAGCTGTGGAAGAACCCGGATTTGCTTATTGCTGTTCAGCCAACGCGTGGTCTCGATATCGGCGCGATAGAATACGTACATAAGCGGCTTGTTGAAGCACGCAATGAAGGCAAAGCGATTCTGCTCGTTTCCTTTGAGCTGGATGAGCTGTATTCCTTGTCCGACCGGATCACGGTTATGTACGAAGGACGTTTGATGGGTGAAGTGGATGCCGATCATCGCGATGATCAACAGCTTGGTTTGATGATGGCAGGCGATGCATCCGCTGCCGCTACAGCAGAAGGGGGGAAGTAGAACGAAATGAACACGATGAGAAAAATATTCGACAAGTCTTCCTTCCTTGTGCCGTTGGTGGCGATCATTCTAGGTCTCATCTGCGGCGCGCTTGCGATGCTTGCTGGCGGATACGATCCTTGGATGGCTTATACCGCTTTGGTGAAGAAGCTGTTCGGCAGTCCTTACGATATCGGTGAAGCGATCCGTGCGATTACGCCGCTTATCTTCACAGGTATTTCGGTAGCCTTTGCTTTCCGTACGGGCCTTTTCAATATCGGTGCTGACGGTCAGTTTTTGATGGGGATGACTGGCGCAACGATTATCGGTGTAACGATGGATCTGCCATGGTACATCCATGCACCGCTTGCCATTATCGTAGGCGGACTGTTTGGCGGCCTGTGGGCGGCGCTCGCCGGTTACCTGAAGGCAGCGCGAGGCGTTAATGAGGTTATCTCCTCCATTATGCTAAACTGGATAGCCCTATTCCTGTCCAACTACATCGTAGGTACTTATCTCGTAATGGAAGGCCAGCAGAAATCCAAGCCGATTCATGAGTCGGCGCTTGTATCAATCAAATGGCTATCCGAAAGCATGGGGAATGCCCGTATGCATTGGGGGACGCTGTTTGCGATCATCGGCTTGATTGTTTTTTATGTTATCTTGTGGCGCACGAAAAAAGGCTACGAGCTCCGCGCGGTTGGACTTAATCCGAATGCCGCTCTGTATGCGGGGATGAACGTTAACCGTACGATCATTACGTCGATGTTTATTAGCGGTGTGTTCGCCGGACTTGGCGGCGTATTCGAGATTCTTGGCGTATTTGGCTATCAGACGGTCATGGCCGCATCATGGGGTTATGGCTTTGACGGTATCGCGGTTGCTCTTCTTGGCGGCAATACGCCAATCGGTGTATTCCTTGGCGCTGTGCTGTTTGGCGGATTGAGCTACGGCTCGGCGGGCATGAGCTTCGGAGCGAATGTGCCGCCGGAGATTGTACGGATCGTTATCGGATCCATCATCTTCTTTGTCGCTTCGCATGGTCTTGTGAAGTTCTTCCTGAAGCCGTTTATGGCTCGCCGTTCGAATAAAGGCAAGTCGGAAGGAGGCAGTGCCCTGTGAACGCACTAGATACAATCGGACAATTAATTAGTATTACGCTTGTCTTCTCAACCGCTTTGATTTTCACCGGACTTGGCGGCGTGTTCTCGGAGCGATCCGGTGTCGTGAACATCGGTCTTGAGGGACTAATGATTGCAGGCGCTTTTGGGGCTGCCGTATTTGCCGACCAAGCCATTCAGGGCGGAATGAAGCATGGCGCGCCATGGATTGGACTACTTGCCGGTCTGGTTCTTGGACTTGTGGTATCTCTGCTGCATGCGGTTGCCACGATAACGTTTAAAGCCGACCAGACCATTGTAGGCGTCGTTATTAATATTTTGGCAGCGGGTCTTGCCATTTATCTGACGAAGAGCTTGTATGAAGGCTCCGGACAAACACCAACGCTGGAATATGTATTTAATCCGGTCGCTATTCCGGGACTATCCGATATTCCTTTGCTCGGCAAAGGTATCTTCACCGCTTACCCAACCACTTATATTGTGATCGGGGTTGTTATTCTCAGCTATATCGTTCTGTACCGTACAACCTTTGGTCTCCGCCTTCGTGCAGTGGGCGAGCATCCAAGCTCGGCTGATACGGTTGGCATCAGCGTAACGAAGTACCGTTATATCGGCGTTATGCTGAGCGGTGCTTTGGCCGGACTTGGCGGTGCAACGATTGCGCTGACAACAACAAGCAACTTTGCCCACAATACGATTTCCGGGCAAGGCTTTATTGCGATTGCTGCCGTTATTTTCGGCAAATGGAATCCGCTTGGCGTAGCCGGCGCGGCGATCTTCTTCGGGATGGCGCAAGCGCTTCGGAACTGGGCGCAGCTGTTCGAATGGTCGCATCATATTCCGAATGAATTTTTCTATATGCTGCCGTACCTGCTAACGCTAATTGTGCTTGCAGGCGCAGTGGGACGCTCGGCGGCGCCAGGCGCGCTTGGCGAGCCGTATGATCCGGCGAAAAGGTAGCCGGGATCCCTTTGCAGCAGTTGTTTATGCCCTCTTCTCCACTTCATGCAAAATTTGCTGCGGAGAAGAGGTTTTTTATTGTCTAAATACATTGACAGCATCCTGCACCTGGAGTAAATTAAACCTTAACAAAAGAATCATAAATAGGCCATTGACTTTGAAATAGTTTGTGCATCAATTCACAAAGTCTGGGTAGCCATATTCGGAATGGGACTCATCGCCCATCCCTCATAAGAGGAGAGGATCAACTGTGGAAGCACTGGCGCTGGAACGCAAGGCGGAACAGAATCGTGAACTGCGTGAAAGGCTCATGCAATTGAAGAAGGAACGTAATGCCA
This region of Paenibacillus sp. JDR-2 genomic DNA includes:
- the ftsH gene encoding ATP-dependent zinc metalloprotease FtsH, with amino-acid sequence MNRIIRNTGFYLIIFLVTVGIIQFISSQNNTTVGIRYDQLRQAISSNNVEELSVKYDGYTYLVSGKYKEPPADSKNGEKNFSSRIGLEAGQDILDAEKQYGFKLNYKPMDTPSIWLTFLTSIIPFVIIFILFFFLMNQAQGGGGKVMNFGKSRARLYNEEKKRITFEDVAGADEEKQELVEVVDFLKDPRKFNLVGARIPKGVLLVGPPGTGKTLLARAVAGEAGVPFFSISGSDFVEMFVGVGASRVRDLFENAKKNAPCIIFIDEIDAVGRQRGAGLGGGHDEREQTLNQLLVEMDGFGANEGIIIVAATNRPDILDPALLRPGRFDRQITVDRPDVKGREAVLKVHARNKPLNKDVKLDVIAKRTTGFTGADLENLLNEAALLAARRNKKDIAMQEVDEAIDRVIVGTEKKSRVISDREKRIVAYHEAGHTIVGYFLEHADMVHKVTIIPRGRAGGYVIMLPKEDRMLVTKQELLDKVTGLLGGRVAEELFIGEIGTGAYSDFKQATGIVRSMIMEYGMSDKLGPMQFGQSQGQVFLGRDLGHEQNYSDKIAYEIDQEMQNFINDCYTRAKQLLTEKSREVHLIAQTLLKEETLELEQIKKLIESGALEGGDEPAGEGSGAAESSSEPIVDTIGGVKVRIQTRDAGEITPPELDEQKPDDEDPNKGS
- a CDS encoding BMP family lipoprotein gives rise to the protein MKKQVGLMLMIILALTFVLSACGSKSHDNSNNSNKGSNEGAASPGTSGAASKLKIGMATDVGGVNDKSFNQSAWEALKKVTADTGAETKYLESKGDADMEPNLKAFVSEKYDLTWGIGFLFTDAMTKVATENPNSKFALIDAEVDLPNVESVSFAENEGSFLVGVVAGLMTKTNKIGFVGGMEIPVIKKFEAGFKAGVEAVNPEAAKSMKINYVGDFSKPDLGKQAAATMYDAGVDIIFHASGASGNGVFNEAKSRKDAGKDVWVIGVDKDQSLEFGDAITLTSMMKGVEAAVYKVSTDLINGTWQGGQVVTLGLKDNGVGLPETSTKNVPADVLAKVEEYKQKIISGEITVPVK
- a CDS encoding ABC transporter ATP-binding protein, giving the protein MDRSTTAVELKGITKRFPGLVANDNINFELKKGEIHALLGENGAGKSTLMNILFGLYQPEEGEIWVNGNKTVIDGAGKAIELGIGMVHQHFKLVQPFTVAENIVLGNEPSKFGFLKYRQANQRVRELSERYGLKVDPQMRIQDITVGMQQRVEILKTLYRGADILIFDEPTAVLTVQEIEELIEILRNLSAEGKSIILITHKLKEVMALADSVTVIRRGKVIRTLPTSETNERHLAELMVGRDVTFEVEKSKKEPGDVVLSVDSLRMKGDQGKQVLDGISFDVRAGEILGIAGVDGNGQSELIYAITGMRGVNGGSVNLNGKDITNRTPREVSLAGVSHIPEDRHKHGLVLDFTLSENMILGSYFDPQFGKNGFIDFKAMDTLADKLVNEFDVRGSGIHAKARSLSGGNQQKAIIARELWKNPDLLIAVQPTRGLDIGAIEYVHKRLVEARNEGKAILLVSFELDELYSLSDRITVMYEGRLMGEVDADHRDDQQLGLMMAGDASAAATAEGGK
- a CDS encoding ABC transporter permease; amino-acid sequence: MNTMRKIFDKSSFLVPLVAIILGLICGALAMLAGGYDPWMAYTALVKKLFGSPYDIGEAIRAITPLIFTGISVAFAFRTGLFNIGADGQFLMGMTGATIIGVTMDLPWYIHAPLAIIVGGLFGGLWAALAGYLKAARGVNEVISSIMLNWIALFLSNYIVGTYLVMEGQQKSKPIHESALVSIKWLSESMGNARMHWGTLFAIIGLIVFYVILWRTKKGYELRAVGLNPNAALYAGMNVNRTIITSMFISGVFAGLGGVFEILGVFGYQTVMAASWGYGFDGIAVALLGGNTPIGVFLGAVLFGGLSYGSAGMSFGANVPPEIVRIVIGSIIFFVASHGLVKFFLKPFMARRSNKGKSEGGSAL
- a CDS encoding ABC transporter permease, giving the protein MNALDTIGQLISITLVFSTALIFTGLGGVFSERSGVVNIGLEGLMIAGAFGAAVFADQAIQGGMKHGAPWIGLLAGLVLGLVVSLLHAVATITFKADQTIVGVVINILAAGLAIYLTKSLYEGSGQTPTLEYVFNPVAIPGLSDIPLLGKGIFTAYPTTYIVIGVVILSYIVLYRTTFGLRLRAVGEHPSSADTVGISVTKYRYIGVMLSGALAGLGGATIALTTTSNFAHNTISGQGFIAIAAVIFGKWNPLGVAGAAIFFGMAQALRNWAQLFEWSHHIPNEFFYMLPYLLTLIVLAGAVGRSAAPGALGEPYDPAKR